The DNA sequence TATCAGAAACTTTCGTAATGTTTAATACATCACTTGCCGGGTTAGGATATAATTGGATACCATCATTTTTAATAACAGTTTCAGAAGTTCCCAATGTTGCAGTTGCTACAACATTATAATCTTCAGCTTCTCCATAGCTAAGTGTTCCACAAGGACCTGTTAAAGAAGCTCCAGCATTAGAAGGACCTCCATATAACAATACAACTCTCATTCTCATAGGCTGACCTGTCACTGCTGACTGAGGAACTGTAAATGAACCTGTAATAGGACCTGTTATTGCTCCAACAGGATAGTTAAGAACTCTTTCGGAGCTTTCAAATACACCATTCTTATTAAAGTCGATCCAAGCAGCTACTGTATCAACATCTGGAGTTCCAATAGTAACTGAAATTGGATAAGTACTACCTTTTATTACATTAATCTGAAGAGCAGGGTTATTTGTATAGTCGGTATAAGCACTTCCTACAGATGTGTTATTTATATTTGCAACTGTTACGTTAGAAATAAACTCATCATCTATATTAGTTGCCTGAGTTACACAATACGTCAAAGTCTGTATTGTAAAGTTTGTAGACGGAGAATAAGTACCCGTTGTACCACTACATACAGTAGCTACTTGTACTTCATAGATTCCACCTTCAGCTAAACTATTTAATGTTGTATAAGCTGTATTTAAACTCACTTCAGTCCAGCTAGTTTCACTTACCTTTTTGTAACGCAATTTATACGTAGCACCTACAACAGGCTGCCATGTAACATCTGCAGAATGCGCTGTTATGTTTGTTACCACAAGATTTGTAGGAGCATTTCCGTTACAAGGCGCAAGTGTAGTAACCATTATTGATTTTACAGTATAGAATATATTTCCGATTGATGAAATTCTCACCTTGATCGTTTGTCCATTCAAAGAAGATGGGAAAGTATAATTTTCAGAACCATCATTTGGAGTTGATGCTGATAATACCGTCCATGTTGTTCCATTGTCAGTTGTGTAATCAATCTTCACATTCGCTACATTGTATGGAGCTGCAGTAGTATTCGCAACATTCCATTCTATCGCAGAAGGAACATTGTTATTTACATAAAAATTATTGATCTTAAATGGACCATCACTTCCCACAACAACAGTTTGTTCTGCATACTGAGTCTGCTGCTGATTAGCTGCCGGGTTATTATCTCTTACTGTTACAGAGAATTTTGTAGTTCTCGGTACCATAGAAACAGATTCCCATTGATTATTAGAGTTATTTAAAACTCCAGACATTACAGACGCAAATTTAGGGAAATATCTAGTTGGGCTTGTACTAGGTGCAACTGATCTAAAAGAAGCTCCTGTAGAAGTTGTACCTAAATTAGCATTATTAATAACAACATTTGCATTATCTACCTCTTCCCAGCTATATGTCAATGGATCATTTTCAGCATCTGTTGCAGAAGCCGTTAATACAAATGCAGTCCCTAAAGGAATATTATAAGTCGGCAACGCAGCAATAACAGGTGGGTTATTTGCTATATCTGTTTCTATATCACAAGTTTTTGCAATTAAGTTAGCCTGAACCTGCTTAATACTTGCAATATGAAAATATGGATCAGAATGAGGCTGTACATCGGTAGTAGGACCTGTGATACCAGCATATCCCATAATTGTAGTTCCTGAGCCTGGTTCCATGTTTACACCAGAGGGTTCTAAGCTGTGTGAGAAAGTATGGTTTGCTCCCAATTGATGCCCCATTTCATGAGCTACATAATCAATATCAAAAGTATCTCCTGAAGGTGGGTGCAAAGCAGAAGCATTTACTGTTCCAGTTGCTGGAGATGTAATTCCCGCACCTTTCCCTAAAGAATTGTTATTTGCTGGTGCAATACATACACAACCGATACAACCAGCATTTCCACCACCACCAGAGGCACCAAATAAGTGACCGATGTCATAATTAGCACTTCCTACAACAGTAGTAAGCTGCTGCTGTAAAGACAAATTCCAAGAACCCGGAGGCGCTAAAGGGTTTGTAACAGTCGCATAAGGATCTGTTGCTGCATTATCAAAAATTAGAGTTGGATAACTTAAAACATTTAAATGTAATGCAAAATCTTTTTCGAAAACAGCATTTACTCTCGTCACTGTAGCATTAATTTGCGCAAGCGCATTAGCCACACCTCCGAAATACGCAGTATACTCACCAGTAACTGACATAGCCAATCTCATTGTTCTATACTTCTTGTCAGAAGTTTTAGAAAAACTAGTAGGTTGATTGGTAAAAGACTTTCCGTCTTTCAACAATTCTTTAATTTGATTTTGTGATACTGGATCTTCTTCTGTTGAACACAAGAAACCATTCTCATTTTTCTTTGTTTTAGGGTGTACACCATACACTGTTTTATCAGCATTCACCGCATCAATAAATTCATATCTACCGTTCTGAATGATCATTGATTGGAAATCATTTGGAGCAACAGAGAATCTCAGATATTTACTCGGATCATCCAAACTAACTCCAGCATAAGATCCTAACTGATACTGATCAGCAAAATCTTTTGTCATTACCGGGAAGCTATAAACAGCAAATCTTTCAATTTTTCCACCCAAAGTAGGAAGTAAAATTTCTACAGGTTTAGAATTAGGCCCCATTTCCTGAGCACTTCTAAGCTGTGATTTTATTTTGTCAAGATCGAGCTTGTAATAACCTCGGACATAATTTGATCCTAGTTTCGCCCCTCTTTCATAAGTCGTAGGAGTCCATTGCGCCATGGCAGAAACTCCTATCAAACTACAAAATAAAGTAGTAAGTAGTTTTTTCATAAATTAATCTTTTTTTAAATTCACATTTAACAAAAATAGAAAAACTTAAACATATATTTAACATAAAATATGATAAATATAAAAATAGATTAATTACGTTTTGAAACACATTAAAATACCATAATTTTATTATATAATTCAAAATAAAAAACCCGTACAAAAAGTATTAAAAAATCATACTTGAAGATACAATACTTGAAATAAAAACAAAAAAGACTACTCAAATTTACGAATATACAAATCAAATAAAAACCCTACTACTTTACAGGAGTAAGGTCAAATATTTTAATTAAAAATTAAATTAGCTTAATATTAAGGTATTATTAATATAATTCACTATTACAAAAAAAATAAAGGTAATCACGTAAAAGAGGGTATACGATCCCCTTATCTACTAACTTTGAGGAAGAAATATTCCTTAAAGAATCTAAATCTGATGTCGATTACAAAAATAAACCTGAACTTTGGTTCAGGTTTATATAAAAATTAAAATTTATATGCTATATTCCAGGAGAAGCCCATATTGAATTTAGATGAACTTCGGCCAAAGCCCGGAACTATCATAGGCTGTATATCATCCTGCTTTGTGGTAAAAACCATATACTTCGGTTGCAGGTTGACGTCTATATAAAAATTAGACTCAAACAACTGAACCCTGCCTCCTATCACTCCTTCAAGCCAATAGGAAGACTGAGTAGAGGACGGAAAGGCTACAGAAGAAGCACTTCCTCCAAATCCCCGAACAGGTATTGCCATATACTCCTGGGTATAAAATGAACCCCCTGCTTTCCCTCCTGCATAAAAACCATTAAATTCATTTTCCGGATCACTGGCAAGCATATAAAAAACACCAAGTTTTACAAAAGGTCCATTTACCTTGGCATCATAGCCATTTTTTTGATAAACATTCTTTTCAAAACCCGCTTCTGCAATACCATGTAAACTCCCTTTTATTTTTGAGGATATAAATCCCTGATATAATTTTCTATCTGAAAAGAAGGCACTCCCCGTATTGAGAACATCAAAACCAACCATAAAATTAGGTTCATACTTCCATTTTTCTTTCTTAGGTTCTACTTTAGTTTTTTTCTGCTGAGCATAACCCAGGAGACTTAATGCACTAAAAAAGAAGGTAAAGATTAGTTTTGTCTTCATTCTCTATATTATTTTGTACAATTTCAACTTTCTTCACAGGATTATCAGGTGTTGGTAATTCAGAATTTAAGTTTTCATACGTTTTTTTCAATCCACATCCGGGAGAAACATATTTTGATTTAGTGGTATAGCTTATTCTAACTTTTGATTCCGCCCCCTTAACGGTCAACCTGAAATAGACATCTGTGTAAGGTGAATCATCCACTCTTAAAGGTACTAATCTGGAGCTGATTTTTTGCAGCTTTCCCAATTGTACTTTACCGGAGCCATAATCCACAGCTACATAAAGAGAATCTAATGTTATGACTTTATCATTCTCTGCATTCTTAAATGCAATTTTCATTCTAGGGGTTCCTTCACCACTTTCGCAGATATCATCATCCCCGCCACAAGAGCAAAGCATTCCCAGCATTAAAGTCAATAAGAGAAATTTAAAATATTTCATAATAATATTTAAACTCAAATTTAGGTAAATTATTTTTTTATAAGCAATGCAATATTCTCAACATGATGAGTTTGAGGGAACATATCCACCGGTAATATCTTTACAACATTGTAATGATCCTTCATCAAAGCCAGATCTCTTGCCTGAGTTGCAGAATTACAGCTTACATACACCACTTTTTCAGGAGAAAGTTTTAAGATCTGCTCTACAACCTTCTGATGCATCCCGTCTCTTGGAGGATCTGTAATGAGTACATCAGCCTTTGGATGATTTTCTAAGAATTCATCATTAAAGACATTTTTCATATCTCCACAATAGAAAGTGCAATTGGTAAGACCATTTAATTCAGCATGTTCAATAGCTGCATTAATAGCTTCCTGAACTGACTCTATTCCGATCACCTGCTTTGCTTTTCTGGCTACATATTGCGCAATAGTACCTGTTCCCGTGTAAAGATCATAGACAACTTCATCACCTTTCAGGTCGGCAAACTCTAACGTTTTTCTGTACAGTTCCAAAGCCTGCTTGTAATTGGTTTGAAAAAAAGATTTTGGTCCGATTTTAAACTTCAGCCCATCCATCTCTTCCATTAAAAAGCCCTCTCCAAAATAAACATTAATATCTAAATCGTAAATGGAATCATTTTGTTTTGGATTAATAGCGTAGACCAAGGTTTTAATTTGTGGAAACTTACTTAATAAAAACTCAAAAAGCTTCTCTCTGTTTTCAGCCTCTTCTCTGTAAAGCTGAAACAAAACCATCCATTCTCCTTTGGAGTTTTGCCTCATCATCAAAGTTCTCAAAAATCCTTCCTGATTTCTTACATCAAAGAAATCAAATCCATTTTCAACTCCGTAATTTTTCACTGCCAGACGGATCGCATTTGACGGATCCTCCTGAAGGAAACATTCTTTAAGATCTAGAATCTTACTCCACATCCCCGGAATATGAAAACCTAAAGCATCCTTGCTGCCAAAGTTTTCTTCTGAGCTTATTTCATACTGTGTAAGCCATCTTGCATTTGAAAATGAGAATTCCATTTTATTCCTGTAGAAATACTGTTCCTCAGCACCCAGGATCGGAATGGTTTCAAAATCTTCAATTCCACCAATCCTTTTTATATTATTGTAAACTTCCTCCTGTTTAAAATCCAACTGCTTTTCATAGCTCATATTTTGCCATTTGCAGCCGCCACAAATTCCAAAGTGAATACATTTAGCATCTACCCTAAATGGAGACTTCTCAACAACCTCAAGAGTTTCAGCCTCAAAATATTTAGATTTAGACTTTTTAACTCTTGCATTAACAACATCTCCCGGAATACCTCCTGAAACCAAAACCGTCTTCCCTTCCTCTGTTTTTCCTATGGCTACTCCTTTAGCACCTGCGGTTAAAAGTTTAATATTTTCAAGAATAATATCTTTCTTCTTTCTCATTCCCTAATTTCTATTTTTTCTATATAATGATGTCACCTTTCGGCTTCATTTTGCAAAAATACAATAAAAAAAACCTTATCCTAGGATAAGGTTTTTCATGTATGTTAAAGTTTACTATTTTGTTGGAACTGGCTGAGGATTTGCAGATTGAGGATTCACCTGCTGAGCAGATGGATCAGCTCCAAAACCTGGCTGTAACTGAACATTAGGATTAGCCTTTGGAGCGGAAAGCCCTGTTAGTTTATCCAAAATGGTTACCAATTCAGGTTCTCCCAGATTAACAAAAGATCTGCTGGCAATCTTTCCGTCTTTGTCTATGATCACAAAGCAAGGAAGTTTAAATCCATAAATACCATATTTTTTAGCAACATCAGAATTCAATCCACCATCACCATAAACATTAGTCCCCTGGATTCCTTTTAGTAAAGAATTGCTTGTTTTCACAAACTGATCCTTCGTATCATCAACATTTACAAATACAAAATTCATTTTAGATTTATAAAAATTAACAACTTCTTTTAACACAGGAACTGTAGCTTCACTAATATATGGATTCCAAGATGCATAGAAAAACAACATATAAGGTTTCCCTTTATTTTCAGAAATCTTATACGATTTTCCGTCTTGTTTTACTAAAGATGCTTCAGGAGCAACTTCTCCAACCTTCACTCCATTTACAGCAATCTGAATTTTATTAAGATCACCCTTAATCGTAGCATCCTTGATATCTTCATCAATGATTTTTTTGATTTTGTCTGTAACTTTAACAGGTGAACCTGGATGGATATCAGACTGAGCCATTACAAAAGCTAAAAGATAATCTTTAGCAGTTTGAGAAATATCCTTTTTTGTCTTTAAATATTGTGTAAATAATTCTGAAGTAGTAACATCAGTCTTATTTTTACTATTTGCTTCCGCATATTTTTGAAAATCAGGACTCATTTTAGCCAATAAATACTGTCTGTAATAAGGGTTTTCCTTAATCATCGTTTCTTTATTTTCCTGAAGTTTATTTTCATAATCAGTGAAAGCCTTTCCTACTTTGAATGAAGGATTACCAGACCCCTGTCTCATTTCATACTGACTGATAATAGATAATAAAGTACTTGAAAGATCATTCTTCTTCCATTGCACTACTTCATTATCCGGACTGAATTTTTTAACGTTCTCTTCAATATTGTTATTGATATCTTTTTCAACTTTCTGTATCCCCGCAAGAAAACCTCTTTCATCCTTGGTCATTAGCTCATTCATGTTTACCGTCTGAGCATAGTTGGTAAGATATTTTTGGGAAGCTGTAAAGAAATCATTATTCTTTTTTGCATCACCCGTAATAACATAATCATTTGGGAAGTTCATTCCACTTCCTGAAATATTAAGAGTCTGCCCTCCTTTTAGGTATACCAAATTTTGCTTTCCAGCATAAGAAATAAGATACATCCCATTTTTAGGAGCTTCAAAACTTCCAGAGAATGTCCCATCATTTTTCACTCCAATATTTGCTAAGGGCAATGTGGCGACTCCTGAAGCTTCGATAAATTCAATTCTTTCCAGTGGAGATCCGCCTGTTATTTTTCCTTTTACTTCTACTTTTTTAGAGCAAGACATTACAAATATTGCAATGATAAACAATAAAAGATATTTTTTCATTTTGATTTTTATAATTAAACAAAAATAAGTTTTTCAATATACTTAATACAATTAAATAGTACTTTTTATGAAAGATTTAACTAAAAAAATCGTCATCCTATAAGGAGACGATTTTTTCATTGAGCTGAACTCGTTTTATCCTTTATCAACCAGCGCTGACATGTACTCTCTGTTCATTCTGGCAATATTTTCCAAAGAAATTCCTTTTGGACATTCTACCTCACAAGCACCTGTATTTGAACAGTTACCAAATCCTTCTTCATCCATTGCCTTTACCATATTAAGAACTCTCCTTTTTGCTTCAACTCTACCCTGAGGAAGTAATGCATATTGAGAAACCTTTGCTCCTACAAATAGCATCGCAGAACCATTTTTACAGGTAGCCACACAAGCTCCGCATCCGATACATGCAGCAGCATCCATAGCTTTGTCTGCATCTTCTTTAGGAACTAGTATTGCATTTGCATCAAGTGTATTTCCAGAGGTATTCACAGAGATGAAACCACCTGCTGCCATCACTCTGTCAAACGCACTTCTATCCACCATTAAATCCTTAATTACAGGGAAAGCAGCACTTCTCCAAGGTTCAATAACGATTGTTTCACCGTCTTTGAACATTCTCATGTGAAGCTGGCAAGTCGTGATACCCGTATCCGGACCATGAGCTCTACCATTAATATAAAGAGAACACATTCCGCAGATTCCTTCACGACAGTCGTGATCAAATGCGATAGGTTCTTTTCCTTCGTTAATTAAATTTTCATTAAGGATATCCAACATTTCTAAGAATGAAGAATCTGTTGATACATCCGATATTTTATAAGTCTCAAACTGACCTTTGGTTTTGTTATTCTTTTGTCTCCAAATTTTCAGCGTAAGATGTAAGCCTTTTTTTGCACTCATAATGTTATATTTATAGATTGGAGATTATTTTGTAGGTTTATCTGCGTTTTCGAATTTCATATCAGCAAGGAGGTTCAAAACCTTATTCGATTTTTTATCCTTTAATTCCTGATACTTTGCCATTGCTTTTGCAATATTCTCAGATTTATCATCGTCTGATTTGGCATATATCTTTTTAGTATCATTCTTTACAACCTGATAGAACAGTTTTTTATCTCTAAATTCAGCCGGGTTCAATGGTTTAAGGCTCACGCCTGCCACAAAAGCACCCATTTGTCCTTCTGCATTTAAAACATATACTGAATTAGGTTCCAGATTTGCTTCTACATAATCTCTGTTTTCTGAACTTGCCCAAAACAAGTGCTGTCCTGGCTCACATTCATAAACTAAATACTTTCCACTAGCAATTGATCCTAAAAATACATCTTTATCATACACTCTGAAGTTGATCAAAAAACCAGCTCCCGTTTTTAATATGTATACTAAAGATTTTCCTTCAGAAGGTTTATCAATTGCCTGAGTCGTTACTTTTTGAGAAAAAACAGTAGAAAATCCAAAGAGAACTACAAAAAACAATATTACTTTTTTTAAACTCTCCATATTTATTATTTGTAGCTTCTTGTTTTAACCTCGATGTTGTCATATATCAAGTCTTCTTTATGCAGAATCTCATGATTGATATCTGCTCCCTGATATTCCCAAGCTCCAACGTACTTGAAGTTTACGTCATCTCTTTCTGCTTCTCCATCCGGAGTTGAGTGATCTTCACGGAAATGTCCACCACAAGATTCGTTTCTATGTAATGCATCGATAGCCATTAACTGTCCAAGTTCCAGGAAGTCTGCCACTCTGAAAGCTTTTTCAAGTTCAGTGTTCATTCCTTCTCCTTCTCCAGGAACTTTTACATTTTTCCAGAAGTCATTTCTCACTTCTTCGATTTCCTTAATAGCTTCTCTTAATCCTTCAGGCGTTCTTCCCATTCCAACTTTGTTCCACATAATATTTCCTAATTGCTTATGGAAGTGGTCTACAGAATGAGTTCCTTTATTATTTAAGAAGAAATCAATTTTCTCTTTAATTCCTTTTTCAGCTTCATCAAATGAACCTGAGTCTGTTGGAATCGCACCTGTTCTGATATCTGCAGAAAGGTAATCTGCGATTGTATAAGGAAGTACAAAATATCCATCTGCTAGACCTTGCATCAATGCAGAAGCTCCAAGTCTGTTTGCTCCGTGATCTGAGAAGTTGGCTTCCCCAATTACGAAACATCCAGGAATTGTAGACTGAAGGTTATAATCAACCCATACACCACCCATTGTATAGTGTACTGCCGGGTAAATCTTCATTGGAGTTTTATAAGGATCATCCGCTGTAATTTTTTCATACATGACGAATAAGTTCCCGTATTTTTCTTCAACCCAGCTTTTACCTAAATCGTAAAGTTGCTGATCTGTAGGATTATGAACGTGTTTTTCAATAGCCGCTTCTCTACCTTTTTTCATAATCTCTGTAGAGAAATCAAGATAAACACCTTCTTGTGTATCATTATTTTCAATTCCGAACCCAGCATCACATCTTTCCTTAGCTGCTCTTGATGCAACATCTCTAGGAACTAAGTTACCGAATGCCGGATATCTTCTTTCTAAATAATAATCTCTGTCTTCTTCTTTAATATTTTCGGGTCTTAATTTACCCTCTCTGATGGCCACTGAGTCTTCAATCTTTTTAGGAACCCAGATTCTTCCTGAGTTTCTTAATGATTCTGACATCAAAGTCAATTTAGATTGTTGTGTTCCGTGAACCGGAATACAAGTAGGGTGAATCTGCACATAACAAGGATTCGCAAAATACGCTCCTTTTTTATGGATTTTCCAGGCTGCAGAAACGTTTGAACCCATTGCGTTGGTAGAAAGGAAATATACATTCCCATATCCTCCAGATGCTATAACAACTGCATGTGCAGAATGTCTTTCAATTTCACCGGTAACAAGATTTCTTGCAATAATACCTCTCGCCTTTCCATCTACAATAACAAGATCCAACATCTCATGACGGTTGTACATTTTAATTCTACCTTTACCGATCTGGCGGCTCATTGCAGAATATGCACCTAATAATAACTGTTGACCTGTCTGTCCTTTTGCATAAAAAGTTCTTTTTACCTGAACTCCACCAAATGAACGGTTATCTAACTGACCCCCGTAATCTCTACCAAATGGAACCCCTTGAGAAACACACTGGTCTATAATATTTGCTGAAACTTCAGCCAGTCTGTATACATTTGCTTCTCTCGCTCTATAGTCACCCCCTTTGATCGTGTCATAAAATAATCTATAGGTAGAGTCACCATCACCTTGATAGTTTTTAGCAGCGTTAATACCTCCCTGAGCTGCAATAGAGTGCGCTCTTCTTGGAGAATCCTGATAACAAAAAGCTTTTACATTATATCCTTGCTCAGCCAAAGTAGCTGCAGCAGAACCTCCTGCCAAACCTGTACCTACAACAATAATATCAATCTTATCTCTGTTGTTTGGTGCAACAAGGTTCATATGGTCTTTATGATGCTTCCATTTGTCCTTAAGAGAACCAGCAGGAATTTTTGAATCTAACTTACTCATATTAGTATATTGATATTATTGAGTTATAAAATGATAAACTGCGATAAAAATAAACCCAAAAGGGATAAGGATTGAATACCAAGTTCCTATTGCTTTAATTACCGGAGTATATTTTGGATGTCTTGCTCCAATTGACTGGAAAGAAGACTGGAATCCGTGAGCCAGGTGTAATCCCAATAAAACAAATGAGATCACATATAAAGCTACTCTCCAGATATCAGCAAACTTCTCATGCAATTCCGGCCAAAAACGTTCTGCATCAGGAGCCAATACTTCTACATACTTGTAGTTTATTTCATGAATCCAGAAATCATAAAAATGAAGCGCTAAAAACGCTAATACAACAGCTCCGGAAATAATCATATTTCTAGACATCCATGAAGAATTCACAGATGCGTTGTTAGAATCATATTTAATCGGACGTGCTTTATTATTCTTAATCTCCAATACAAATCCCATAATAAAATGGAAAAGTACTGCGAAACCAAGAATAGGTTGCATTAAGAATTGAACAAAAGGATTATACCCCATAAAATCAGATGCTGTATTAAATGCATCCCGATTTATAACAGATAATAAATTTGTTGTTAAATGCAGTATAAGAAAAATCAGCAAAAACATAGCTGATAATGCCATAGCATATTTTCTACCTATCGTAGAACTCGTTAAACCTGCCATATTAAGTTTAAATTTGAATTTCTACAAAATTAGGAAATGTTAACAATATTATAAAGTGAGAAATCTCACTATTAGCCAGTTTGTAATCTTTCTAAATAAGAATGAAAAATGTAGTAAATAAAAGGAAAATTAAAAAAATTAACAATTACTTTATATCATAAATTTTGCCATTGTAAACAATCCTTTTTGCCGACTTAGCTAAACTTTTTATTTCAATGCTTTTTAATCTCCGGAATGTAGTATAAGGATTAACTATATATCTGATATTTTTCTTGTTGTCAGAATTATTTGTACTCCAAAAACACGCTCTATTGCCTTTTTTGATTAATACCCCTTTATCTTTTCCCATACTGAATATCAAAATTTCTTCCTTCACATTCTCCTTAATGTTAAAACTTATCCGGGCAATATAAAACAATAAAACTGTCATCATAAATACCAGTTTATTTTTTAAATTAAACTCAAGAATAACAAATCTTAAACGATATAGTATGATCAGTAAAATGAAAACCTCAACCAGATTTAATGGGATATTTTCAAAAAATAATATATCAAACCCTGCGAACCAGTGAATAGCCCTTAATAAAAAATCGATCGTCATGTCATAGACCGTATTGACAATATCCA is a window from the Chryseobacterium sp. T16E-39 genome containing:
- a CDS encoding reprolysin-like metallopeptidase codes for the protein MKKLLTTLFCSLIGVSAMAQWTPTTYERGAKLGSNYVRGYYKLDLDKIKSQLRSAQEMGPNSKPVEILLPTLGGKIERFAVYSFPVMTKDFADQYQLGSYAGVSLDDPSKYLRFSVAPNDFQSMIIQNGRYEFIDAVNADKTVYGVHPKTKKNENGFLCSTEEDPVSQNQIKELLKDGKSFTNQPTSFSKTSDKKYRTMRLAMSVTGEYTAYFGGVANALAQINATVTRVNAVFEKDFALHLNVLSYPTLIFDNAATDPYATVTNPLAPPGSWNLSLQQQLTTVVGSANYDIGHLFGASGGGGNAGCIGCVCIAPANNNSLGKGAGITSPATGTVNASALHPPSGDTFDIDYVAHEMGHQLGANHTFSHSLEPSGVNMEPGSGTTIMGYAGITGPTTDVQPHSDPYFHIASIKQVQANLIAKTCDIETDIANNPPVIAALPTYNIPLGTAFVLTASATDAENDPLTYSWEEVDNANVVINNANLGTTSTGASFRSVAPSTSPTRYFPKFASVMSGVLNNSNNQWESVSMVPRTTKFSVTVRDNNPAANQQQTQYAEQTVVVGSDGPFKINNFYVNNNVPSAIEWNVANTTAAPYNVANVKIDYTTDNGTTWTVLSASTPNDGSENYTFPSSLNGQTIKVRISSIGNIFYTVKSIMVTTLAPCNGNAPTNLVVTNITAHSADVTWQPVVGATYKLRYKKVSETSWTEVSLNTAYTTLNSLAEGGIYEVQVATVCSGTTGTYSPSTNFTIQTLTYCVTQATNIDDEFISNVTVANINNTSVGSAYTDYTNNPALQINVIKGSTYPISVTIGTPDVDTVAAWIDFNKNGVFESSERVLNYPVGAITGPITGSFTVPQSAVTGQPMRMRVVLLYGGPSNAGASLTGPCGTLSYGEAEDYNVVATATLGTSETVIKNDGIQLYPNPASDVLNITKVSDKATYKIYSVTGQLVNSGNINGGKINVSTLVKGGYVITIDEKGKDVFKSKFIKK
- a CDS encoding DUF6048 family protein; its protein translation is MKTKLIFTFFFSALSLLGYAQQKKTKVEPKKEKWKYEPNFMVGFDVLNTGSAFFSDRKLYQGFISSKIKGSLHGIAEAGFEKNVYQKNGYDAKVNGPFVKLGVFYMLASDPENEFNGFYAGGKAGGSFYTQEYMAIPVRGFGGSASSVAFPSSTQSSYWLEGVIGGRVQLFESNFYIDVNLQPKYMVFTTKQDDIQPMIVPGFGRSSSKFNMGFSWNIAYKF
- a CDS encoding DUF6452 family protein, giving the protein MKYFKFLLLTLMLGMLCSCGGDDDICESGEGTPRMKIAFKNAENDKVITLDSLYVAVDYGSGKVQLGKLQKISSRLVPLRVDDSPYTDVYFRLTVKGAESKVRISYTTKSKYVSPGCGLKKTYENLNSELPTPDNPVKKVEIVQNNIENEDKTNLYLLF
- the rlmD gene encoding 23S rRNA (uracil(1939)-C(5))-methyltransferase RlmD; its protein translation is MRKKKDIILENIKLLTAGAKGVAIGKTEEGKTVLVSGGIPGDVVNARVKKSKSKYFEAETLEVVEKSPFRVDAKCIHFGICGGCKWQNMSYEKQLDFKQEEVYNNIKRIGGIEDFETIPILGAEEQYFYRNKMEFSFSNARWLTQYEISSEENFGSKDALGFHIPGMWSKILDLKECFLQEDPSNAIRLAVKNYGVENGFDFFDVRNQEGFLRTLMMRQNSKGEWMVLFQLYREEAENREKLFEFLLSKFPQIKTLVYAINPKQNDSIYDLDINVYFGEGFLMEEMDGLKFKIGPKSFFQTNYKQALELYRKTLEFADLKGDEVVYDLYTGTGTIAQYVARKAKQVIGIESVQEAINAAIEHAELNGLTNCTFYCGDMKNVFNDEFLENHPKADVLITDPPRDGMHQKVVEQILKLSPEKVVYVSCNSATQARDLALMKDHYNVVKILPVDMFPQTHHVENIALLIKK
- a CDS encoding TlpA family protein disulfide reductase, which translates into the protein MKKYLLLFIIAIFVMSCSKKVEVKGKITGGSPLERIEFIEASGVATLPLANIGVKNDGTFSGSFEAPKNGMYLISYAGKQNLVYLKGGQTLNISGSGMNFPNDYVITGDAKKNNDFFTASQKYLTNYAQTVNMNELMTKDERGFLAGIQKVEKDINNNIEENVKKFSPDNEVVQWKKNDLSSTLLSIISQYEMRQGSGNPSFKVGKAFTDYENKLQENKETMIKENPYYRQYLLAKMSPDFQKYAEANSKNKTDVTTSELFTQYLKTKKDISQTAKDYLLAFVMAQSDIHPGSPVKVTDKIKKIIDEDIKDATIKGDLNKIQIAVNGVKVGEVAPEASLVKQDGKSYKISENKGKPYMLFFYASWNPYISEATVPVLKEVVNFYKSKMNFVFVNVDDTKDQFVKTSNSLLKGIQGTNVYGDGGLNSDVAKKYGIYGFKLPCFVIIDKDGKIASRSFVNLGEPELVTILDKLTGLSAPKANPNVQLQPGFGADPSAQQVNPQSANPQPVPTK
- a CDS encoding succinate dehydrogenase/fumarate reductase iron-sulfur subunit; this translates as MSAKKGLHLTLKIWRQKNNKTKGQFETYKISDVSTDSSFLEMLDILNENLINEGKEPIAFDHDCREGICGMCSLYINGRAHGPDTGITTCQLHMRMFKDGETIVIEPWRSAAFPVIKDLMVDRSAFDRVMAAGGFISVNTSGNTLDANAILVPKEDADKAMDAAACIGCGACVATCKNGSAMLFVGAKVSQYALLPQGRVEAKRRVLNMVKAMDEEGFGNCSNTGACEVECPKGISLENIARMNREYMSALVDKG